A genomic region of Thunnus albacares chromosome 4, fThuAlb1.1, whole genome shotgun sequence contains the following coding sequences:
- the myh7ba gene encoding myosin, heavy chain 7B, cardiac muscle, beta a isoform X1 has protein sequence MEAFGNAKTLRNDNSSRFGKFIRIHFGPTGKLASADIDRYLLEKSRVIFQQPGERSYHIYYQIMSQKKPELLDMLLVSSNPYDYHFCSQGVTTVENMDDGQELMATDHAMDILGFLPDEKYGCYKIVGAIMHFGNMKFKQKQREEQAEAAGTESADKASYLMGVSSADLIKGLLHPRVKVGNEYVVKGQNVEQVNYAVGALAKATYDRMFKWLVGRINKTLYTSLPRQYFIGVLDIAGFEIFELNSFEQLCINFTNEKLQQFFNHHMFILEQEEYKREGIDWTFIDFGLDLQACIDLIEKPLGIMSILEEECMFPKATDSSFKAKLYDNHIGKSPNFQKPRPDKKRKFEAHFELVHYAGVVPYNILGWLDKNKDPLNETVVACFQKSANKLLASLYENYIGSDSVESKPGVKEKRKKAASFQTVSQLHKENLNKLMTNLRCTQPHFVRCIIPNETKTPGVIDSFLVLHQLRCNGVLEGIRICRKGFPNRMLYAEFKQRYRILNPHAIPDDKFVDSRKAAEKLLGSLDIDHNQYRFGHTKVFFKAGLLGQLEELRDERLAKILTLLQAVARGKIMRMELQKMMERREALMIIQWNIRAFNAVKHWPWMKLFFKIKPLLKSAATEKELASLKEKLIQLKEALEKSEVKRKELEERQVSLIQEKNDLALQLQAEQDNLADAEERCDQLIKTKIQLEAKVKEIMERLEDEEEMNANILAKKRKLEDESTELKKDIDDLEITLAKVEKEKHATENKVKNLIEEMSALDETILKLTKEKKALQEAHQQTLDDLQAEEDKVNTLTKAKAKLEQQVDDLEGSLEQEKKLRMDLERVRRKLEGDLKLSLESVMDLENDKQQLEEKLKKKDFEMNAMSSKIEDEQALVNQLQKKIKELQARIEELEEELEADRAYRAKVEKQRGDVTRELEELSERLEEAGGATSTQIEINKKRESDFLKLRRDLEEAMLHHEATTAALRKKHADSVAELSEQIDSLQRVKQKLEKERSEVKMEADDLASTVEQLSKGKATSEKTCRLYEDQMNEAKAKVDELQRQLNETNTQRARAQAESAELGRKLEEREALVSQLQRTKNSFGQNVEELKKQLEEENKAKTALAHALQSSRHDCDLLREQYEEEQEGKAELQRALSKANAEVAQWRTKYETDAIQRTEELEEAKKKLVTRLQEAEETVEASNAKCSSLEKTKHRLQTEIEDLVIDLERANAAAAALDKKQRNFDKVLAEWKQKYEECQSELESSQRESRGLSTELFKLKNSYEETLDHLETIKRENKNLQEEIADLSDQISQGAKTIHELEKIKKGLDLEKSEIQAALEEAEGTLEHEESKTLRIQLELNQIKAEVDRKLAEKDEEIDNLRRNHQRTLETMQATLDAEAKSRNEAVRLRKKMEGDLNEMEVQLGHANRQAAESQKLLRNLQVQIKDIQLELDETLHQNEELKEQVAVTERRNNLLAAEVEELRAMLEQNDRARKLAEHELLESTERVNLLHSQNTGLINQKKKLEMDLSTLSSEVDDAVQECRNAEEKAKKAITDAAMMAEELKKEQDTCAHLERMKKNMEQTIKDLQMRLDEAEQIALKGGKKQVQKLEARVKELENELECEQKKSQDYQKGVRKYERRIKELSYQAEEDKKNLVRLQDLIDKLQAKVKSYKRQAEEAEEQANTNISKYRKLQHELDDAEERADMAESQVNKLRVRTRDQGSKLAE, from the exons ATGGAGGCGTTTGGTAATGCCAAAACGCTGAGGAATGACAACTCATCCCGTTTT GGAAAGTTCATCAGGATCCACTTTGGACCTACTGGAAAACTGGCCTCGGCTGATATTGATAGAT ATCTTCTGGAAAAATCCAGAGTGATATTTCAGCAGCCCGGTGAGAGGAGCTACCACATCTACTACCAGATCATGTCGCAGAAGAAACCAGAGCTGTTAG ACATGCTGCTGGTGTCGTCTAACCCGTATGACTACCACTTCTGCTCCCAGGGGGTGACCACTGTGGAGAACATGGATGATGGACAGGAGCTGATGGCCACTGAT cATGCCATGGACATCCTCGGCTTTCTGCCTGATGAGAAGTATGGCTGTTACAAAATAGTTGGAGCCATTATGCACTTTGGCAACATGAAATTCAAGCAAAAGCAGCGCGAGGAGCAGGCGGAAGCCGCCGGCACTGAAA GTGCAGACAAGGCCTCGTACCTGATGGGAGTCAGTTCAGCTGACCTCATCAAGGGCCTCCTCCACCCAAGGGTGAAGGTGGGGAACGAGTATGTGGTGAAAGGACAGAATGTTGAACAG GTTAACTATGCCGTCGGCGCTCTGGCCAAAGCCACGTATGACCGCATGTTCAAATGGCTCGTGGGACGCATCAACAAGACCCTGTACACCTCTCTGCCCCGCCAGTACTTCATAGGAGTCCTGGACATCGCTGGCTTTGAGATCTTTGAG CTCAACAGCTTCGAGCAGCTGTGCATCAACTTCACAAATGAGAAACTGCAACAGTTTTTCAACCACCACATGTTCATCCTGGAGCAGGAGGAGTACAAGAGAGAGGGCATCGACTGGACCTTCATCGACTTCGGGCTGGACCTTCAAGCTTGCATTGATCTCATTGAAAAG CCGCTGGGCATCATGTCCATCCTTGAAGAGGAGTGCATGTTCCCAAAGGCCACAGACAGCAGCTTTAAAGCCAAGCTGTATGATAATCACATTGGCAAGTCGCCTAACTTCCAAAAGCCACGACCAGACAAGAAGCGCAAGTTCGAGGCCCATTTTGAGCTGGTGCACTATGCTGGAGTG GTGCCATACAATATTCTTGGCTGgttagacaaaaacaaagacccGCTGAATGAGACGGTGGTGGCCTGTTTCCAGAAGTCTGCCAACAAGCTGCTCGCCTCTCTGTATGAAAATTACATCGGCTCAGACTCAG TCGAGTCCAAGCCTGGCGtcaaggagaagaggaagaaggcaGCCTCTTTCCAGACTGTGTCTCAGCTTCACAAG GAAAATCTGAACAAGCTGATGACCAACCTCCGCTGCACCCAGCCCCACTTTGTTCGCTGCATCATCCCTAATGAAACCAAGACTCCAG GGGTCATTGATTCGTTTCTGGTGCTGCACCAGCTACGCTGCAACGGTGTTCTGGAAGGCATCAGGATCTGCAGAAAGGGCTTTCCCAACCGCATGCTCTATGCTGAGTTCAAACAACG CTACCGCATCCTGAACCCACACGCCATCCCAGATGATAAGTTTGTGGATAGCAGGAAAGCTGCAGAAAAGCTGCTGGGCTCCTTGGATATCGACCACAACCAGTATAGATTTGGACACACAAAG GTGTTCTTTAAGGCAGGCCTGCTGGGTCAACTCGAGGAGCTGAGAGACGAGCGTTTGGCCAAAATCCTGACGCTGCTGCAGGCAGTCGCTCGAGGCAAGATCATGAGGATGGAGCTGCAGAAGATGATGGAAAGGAG GGAAGCTCTGATGATTATCCAGTGGAACATCCGGGCCTTCAACGCTGTCAAGCACTGGCCCTGGATGAAGCTCTTCTTCAAGATCAAGCCCCTTCTGAAGAGCGCTGCCACAGAAAAAGAACTGGCATCTCTGAAGGAGAAGCTGATCCAGCTGAAGGAGGCTCTGGAGAAATCTGAGGTCAAGCGCaaagagctggaggagaggCAGGTCAGCCTGATCCAAGAGAAGAATGACCTCGCTCTACAGCTGCAGGCA GAGCAGGACAATCTGGCCGATGCCGAGGAACGCTGCGACCAGCTCATTAAAACTAAGATCCAGCTGGAGGCCAAAGTGAAAGAAATCATGGAGAGGttggaagatgaggaggagatgAACGCTAATATTCTCGCCAAAAAACGCAAGCTGGAGGACGAATCCACTGAGCTGAAGAAAGACATTGACGATCTGGAGATCACCCTGGCTAAAGTGGAAAAGGAGAAACACGCCACTGAGAACAAG GTGAAGAACTTGATTGAAGAAATGTCAGCTCTGGATGAAACCATACTGAAGCTGACTAAGGAGAAGAAGGCTCTACAGGAGGCTCACCAGCAGACGCTGGATGACCTGCAGGCAGAGGAAGACAAAGTCAACACTCTGACCAAAGCCAAGGCAAAGCTGGAGCAACAAGTAGATGAT CTGGAGGGATCTCTGGAACAAGAGAAGAAGCTGCGTATGGACCTGGAACGGGTCAGACGTAAGCTGGAGGGAGATCTAAAACTCTCCTTAGAGTCTGTTATGGACCTGGAGAACGACAAGCAGCAACTTGAAGAGAAGCTGAAAAA AAAAGACTTTGAAATGAATGCGATGAGCTCAAAGATTGAAGATGAGCAAGCCTTGGTCAACCAGCTCCAGAAGAAGATAAAGGAGTTACAG GCTCGAAtagaggagctggaggaggagctggaggccGACAGGGCTTATAGGGCCAAAGTGGAGAAGCAGCGTGGTGATGTGACTCGTGAGCTGGAAGAATTGAGCGAGCGCCTGGAGGAGGCTGGTGGGGCCACATCAACCCAGATTGAGATTAACAAGAAGAGAGAGTCAGATTTTCTCAAGCTTCGGCGAGACCTGGAGGAAGCCATGCTGCACCACGAGGCCACAACAGCAGCCTTGAGGAAGAAGCACGCTGACAGCGTTGCAGAGCTGAGCGAGCAGATCGACAGCCTGCAGCGAGTCAAGCAGAAactggagaaagagaggagcgAGGTCAAGATGGAGGCTGATGATCTGGCCTCCACTGTGGAGCAGCTCTCCAAAGGCAAG GCCACTTCAGAGAAGACATGTCGCCTGTATGAAGATCAAATGAACGAGGCTAAAGCCAAGGTAGACGAGCTTCAGAGGCAACTCAATGAAACCAATACCCAGAGGGCCCGTGCTCAGGCTGAGAGCG CCGAGCTGGGCAGGAAGCTTGAAGAGCGGGAAGCCTTGGTCTCCCAACTCCAGCGTACCAAGAACTCCTTCGGGCAGAATGTCGAGGAACTCAAGaaacagctggaggaggagaataAG GCTAAGACCGCCCTGGCCCATGCGCTGCAGTCATCACGACATGACTGTGATCTTCTGAGAGAGCAGTatgaagaggagcaggaaggCAAGGCTGAGCTGCAGAGAGCTCTGTCCAAGGCCAACGCTGAGGTGGCGCAGTGGAGGACTAAGTATGAAACTGATGCCATCCAGAGGActgaggagctggaggaagccAA GAAGAAGCTGGTGACACGTCTGCAGGAGGCTGAGGAGACAGTGGAGGCTTCCAATGCCAAGTGCTCCTCTCTGGAGAAGACCAAGCACCGGCTCCAGACAGAGATCGAGGACCTGGTCATCGACCTGGAGCGTGCaaatgctgcagctgctgccttgGACAAGAAGCAACGCAATTTTGACAAG GTGCTGGCTGAGTGGAAACAGAAGTATGAGGAGTGCCAGTCTGAGCTGGAAAGTTCTCAAAGGGAGTCTCGTGGCCTGAGCACAGAGCTCTTTAAACTGAAGAACTCCTATGAGGAGACCTTGGATCATCTGGAGACCATCAAGAGGGAGAATAAGAACCTCCAAG AGGAGATTGCTGACCTGTCAGATCAAATCAGTCAGGGAGCGAAGACCATCCATGAGCTGGAGAAGATAAAGAAAGGTCTGGACTTGGAGAAAAGCGAGATTCAGGCTGCACTGGAGGAAGCTGAA GGCACTCTGGAGCATGAAGAAAGCAAAACTCTCAGGATCCAGCTGGAGCTTAACCAGATCAAGGCTGAAGTTGACAGGAAGCTGGCAGAGAAGGATGAAGAAATTGACAACCTTCG CCGTAACCACCAGAGAACACTGGAGACTATGCAGGCCACCTTGGATGCCGAGGCCAAGTCTCGCAACGAGGCAGTGCGCCTGAGGAAGAAGATGGAGGGCGACCTGAATGAGATGGAGGTGCAGCTGGGCCACGCTAACAGGCAGGCCGCAGAGTCTCAGAAACTCCTGAGAAACCTTCAGGTCCAGATCAAG GACATTCAGCTGGAGCTGGATGAGACTCTTCACCAGAACGAGGAGCTGAAGGAGCAGGTGGCGGTGACAGAGCGCCGCAACAACCTGCTGGCTGCTGAGGTGGAGGAGCTCAGGGCCATGCTGGAACAAAACGACCGTGCACGCAAGCTAGCGGAGCACGAGTTGCTGGAGTCCACAGAGAGAGTCAACCTGTTGCATTCTCAg AACACAGGGCTGATcaaccagaagaagaaactggaGATGGATCTGTCCACGCTGTCGAGTGAGGTGGACGATGCTGTGCAGGAGTGCCGTAACGCAGAGGAGAAGGCCAAGAAGGCCATCACTGAT GCAGCCATGATGGCAGAGGAGCTAAAGAAGGAGCAGGACACCTGCGCCCATctggagaggatgaagaagaacaTGGAGCAGACCATAAAGGACCTGCAGATGCGTCTGGATGAAGCGGAGCAGATTGCCCTCAAGGGTGGCAAGAAGCAGGTCCAGAAGCTGGAGGCCAGG GTCAAAGAACTGGAGAATGAACTGGAATGTGAGCAAAAGAAGAGCCAAGACTATCAGAAGGGAGTGCGCAAGTATGAGAGGAGAATCAAAGAGCTCTCCTACCAG GCTGAGGAGGACAAGAAGAACCTGGTCCGCCTGCAGGACCTCATCGACAAGCTTCAGGCCAAAGTGAAGAGTTACAAGAGACAAGCTGAGGAAGCG GAGGAGCAGGCAAACACCAACATATCCAAGTACAGGAAGCTCCAGCATGAGCTTGATGACGCAGAGGAGAGGGCTGATATGGCCGAATCACAGGTCAACAAGCTCCGTGTCCGCACGCGTGACCAAGGTAGCAAG CTTGCTGAATGA
- the myh7ba gene encoding myosin, heavy chain 7B, cardiac muscle, beta a isoform X2 yields MSRFDMREFGEAASFLRKSDLELLTTHTVSIDGKKRAWIPDDKEAYIEIEIKEHRGDKVIVETKDGRTLQVKEDDVQQMNPPKYDMIEDMAMLTHLNEASVLYNLRRRYSAWMIYTYSGLFCVTVNPYKWLPVYTAPVVAAYKGKRRTEAPPHIYSIADNAYNDMLRNRENQSMLITGESGAGKTVNTKRVIQYFAIVAALGETSAKKGGTLEDQIIEANPAMEAFGNAKTLRNDNSSRFGKFIRIHFGPTGKLASADIDRYLLEKSRVIFQQPGERSYHIYYQIMSQKKPELLDMLLVSSNPYDYHFCSQGVTTVENMDDGQELMATDHAMDILGFLPDEKYGCYKIVGAIMHFGNMKFKQKQREEQAEAAGTESADKASYLMGVSSADLIKGLLHPRVKVGNEYVVKGQNVEQVNYAVGALAKATYDRMFKWLVGRINKTLYTSLPRQYFIGVLDIAGFEIFELNSFEQLCINFTNEKLQQFFNHHMFILEQEEYKREGIDWTFIDFGLDLQACIDLIEKPLGIMSILEEECMFPKATDSSFKAKLYDNHIGKSPNFQKPRPDKKRKFEAHFELVHYAGVVPYNILGWLDKNKDPLNETVVACFQKSANKLLASLYENYIGSDSVESKPGVKEKRKKAASFQTVSQLHKENLNKLMTNLRCTQPHFVRCIIPNETKTPGVIDSFLVLHQLRCNGVLEGIRICRKGFPNRMLYAEFKQRYRILNPHAIPDDKFVDSRKAAEKLLGSLDIDHNQYRFGHTKVFFKAGLLGQLEELRDERLAKILTLLQAVARGKIMRMELQKMMERREALMIIQWNIRAFNAVKHWPWMKLFFKIKPLLKSAATEKELASLKEKLIQLKEALEKSEVKRKELEERQVSLIQEKNDLALQLQAEQDNLADAEERCDQLIKTKIQLEAKVKEIMERLEDEEEMNANILAKKRKLEDESTELKKDIDDLEITLAKVEKEKHATENKVKNLIEEMSALDETILKLTKEKKALQEAHQQTLDDLQAEEDKVNTLTKAKAKLEQQVDDLEGSLEQEKKLRMDLERVRRKLEGDLKLSLESVMDLENDKQQLEEKLKKKDFEMNAMSSKIEDEQALVNQLQKKIKELQARIEELEEELEADRAYRAKVEKQRGDVTRELEELSERLEEAGGATSTQIEINKKRESDFLKLRRDLEEAMLHHEATTAALRKKHADSVAELSEQIDSLQRVKQKLEKERSEVKMEADDLASTVEQLSKGKATSEKTCRLYEDQMNEAKAKVDELQRQLNETNTQRARAQAESAELGRKLEEREALVSQLQRTKNSFGQNVEELKKQLEEENKAKTALAHALQSSRHDCDLLREQYEEEQEGKAELQRALSKANAEVAQWRTKYETDAIQRTEELEEAKKKLVTRLQEAEETVEASNAKCSSLEKTKHRLQTEIEDLVIDLERANAAAAALDKKQRNFDKVLAEWKQKYEECQSELESSQRESRGLSTELFKLKNSYEETLDHLETIKRENKNLQEEIADLSDQISQGAKTIHELEKIKKGLDLEKSEIQAALEEAEGTLEHEESKTLRIQLELNQIKAEVDRKLAEKDEEIDNLRRNHQRTLETMQATLDAEAKSRNEAVRLRKKMEGDLNEMEVQLGHANRQAAESQKLLRNLQVQIKDIQLELDETLHQNEELKEQVAVTERRNNLLAAEVEELRAMLEQNDRARKLAEHELLESTERVNLLHSQNTGLINQKKKLEMDLSTLSSEVDDAVQECRNAEEKAKKAITDAAMMAEELKKEQDTCAHLERMKKNMEQTIKDLQMRLDEAEQIALKGGKKQVQKLEARVKELENELECEQKKSQDYQKGVRKYERRIKELSYQAEEDKKNLVRLQDLIDKLQAKVKSYKRQAEEAEEQANTNISKYRKLQHELDDAEERADMAESQVNKLRVRTRDQGSKVGKLNS; encoded by the exons ATGTCGCGCTTTGACATGCGGGAGTTCGGGGAGGCTGCATCGTTTTTACGCAAATCTGACCTGGAGCTGCTGACGACGCACACCGTCTCTATTGACG GTAAGAAGCGAGCCTGGATCCCAGATGACAAAGAGGCTTACATTGAGATTGAGATCAAGGAGCACAGAGGTGACAAAGTCATTGTTGAGACAAAAGATGGGAGG ACTCTACAAGTGAAGGAGGATGACGTCCAGCAGATGAATCCTCCTAAGTATGACATGATCGAAGACATGGCCATGCTGACACACCTCAACGAGGCCTCTGTTCTTTACAACCTGCGCCGACGCTACTCTGCCTGGATGATCTAT ACCTACTCCGGGCTCTTCTGTGTGACGGTGAACCCATACAAGTGGCTTCCCGTCTACACAGCCCCTGTGGTCGCTGCCTACAAAGGCAAACGCCGCACTGAGGCGCCGCCGCACATCTACTCCATCGCAGACAATGCCTACAATGACATGCTGCGCA ATCGGGAGAACCAGTCCATGCTCATCAC CGGAGAATCCGGTGCTGGCAAAACTGTCAACACGAAACGTGTCATTCAGTATTTTGCCATTGTGGCAGCTCTTGGGGAAACATCTGCTAAGAAAGGA GGGACTCTGGAGGATCAGATCATTGAGGCGAACCCCGCCATGGAGGCGTTTGGTAATGCCAAAACGCTGAGGAATGACAACTCATCCCGTTTT GGAAAGTTCATCAGGATCCACTTTGGACCTACTGGAAAACTGGCCTCGGCTGATATTGATAGAT ATCTTCTGGAAAAATCCAGAGTGATATTTCAGCAGCCCGGTGAGAGGAGCTACCACATCTACTACCAGATCATGTCGCAGAAGAAACCAGAGCTGTTAG ACATGCTGCTGGTGTCGTCTAACCCGTATGACTACCACTTCTGCTCCCAGGGGGTGACCACTGTGGAGAACATGGATGATGGACAGGAGCTGATGGCCACTGAT cATGCCATGGACATCCTCGGCTTTCTGCCTGATGAGAAGTATGGCTGTTACAAAATAGTTGGAGCCATTATGCACTTTGGCAACATGAAATTCAAGCAAAAGCAGCGCGAGGAGCAGGCGGAAGCCGCCGGCACTGAAA GTGCAGACAAGGCCTCGTACCTGATGGGAGTCAGTTCAGCTGACCTCATCAAGGGCCTCCTCCACCCAAGGGTGAAGGTGGGGAACGAGTATGTGGTGAAAGGACAGAATGTTGAACAG GTTAACTATGCCGTCGGCGCTCTGGCCAAAGCCACGTATGACCGCATGTTCAAATGGCTCGTGGGACGCATCAACAAGACCCTGTACACCTCTCTGCCCCGCCAGTACTTCATAGGAGTCCTGGACATCGCTGGCTTTGAGATCTTTGAG CTCAACAGCTTCGAGCAGCTGTGCATCAACTTCACAAATGAGAAACTGCAACAGTTTTTCAACCACCACATGTTCATCCTGGAGCAGGAGGAGTACAAGAGAGAGGGCATCGACTGGACCTTCATCGACTTCGGGCTGGACCTTCAAGCTTGCATTGATCTCATTGAAAAG CCGCTGGGCATCATGTCCATCCTTGAAGAGGAGTGCATGTTCCCAAAGGCCACAGACAGCAGCTTTAAAGCCAAGCTGTATGATAATCACATTGGCAAGTCGCCTAACTTCCAAAAGCCACGACCAGACAAGAAGCGCAAGTTCGAGGCCCATTTTGAGCTGGTGCACTATGCTGGAGTG GTGCCATACAATATTCTTGGCTGgttagacaaaaacaaagacccGCTGAATGAGACGGTGGTGGCCTGTTTCCAGAAGTCTGCCAACAAGCTGCTCGCCTCTCTGTATGAAAATTACATCGGCTCAGACTCAG TCGAGTCCAAGCCTGGCGtcaaggagaagaggaagaaggcaGCCTCTTTCCAGACTGTGTCTCAGCTTCACAAG GAAAATCTGAACAAGCTGATGACCAACCTCCGCTGCACCCAGCCCCACTTTGTTCGCTGCATCATCCCTAATGAAACCAAGACTCCAG GGGTCATTGATTCGTTTCTGGTGCTGCACCAGCTACGCTGCAACGGTGTTCTGGAAGGCATCAGGATCTGCAGAAAGGGCTTTCCCAACCGCATGCTCTATGCTGAGTTCAAACAACG CTACCGCATCCTGAACCCACACGCCATCCCAGATGATAAGTTTGTGGATAGCAGGAAAGCTGCAGAAAAGCTGCTGGGCTCCTTGGATATCGACCACAACCAGTATAGATTTGGACACACAAAG GTGTTCTTTAAGGCAGGCCTGCTGGGTCAACTCGAGGAGCTGAGAGACGAGCGTTTGGCCAAAATCCTGACGCTGCTGCAGGCAGTCGCTCGAGGCAAGATCATGAGGATGGAGCTGCAGAAGATGATGGAAAGGAG GGAAGCTCTGATGATTATCCAGTGGAACATCCGGGCCTTCAACGCTGTCAAGCACTGGCCCTGGATGAAGCTCTTCTTCAAGATCAAGCCCCTTCTGAAGAGCGCTGCCACAGAAAAAGAACTGGCATCTCTGAAGGAGAAGCTGATCCAGCTGAAGGAGGCTCTGGAGAAATCTGAGGTCAAGCGCaaagagctggaggagaggCAGGTCAGCCTGATCCAAGAGAAGAATGACCTCGCTCTACAGCTGCAGGCA GAGCAGGACAATCTGGCCGATGCCGAGGAACGCTGCGACCAGCTCATTAAAACTAAGATCCAGCTGGAGGCCAAAGTGAAAGAAATCATGGAGAGGttggaagatgaggaggagatgAACGCTAATATTCTCGCCAAAAAACGCAAGCTGGAGGACGAATCCACTGAGCTGAAGAAAGACATTGACGATCTGGAGATCACCCTGGCTAAAGTGGAAAAGGAGAAACACGCCACTGAGAACAAG GTGAAGAACTTGATTGAAGAAATGTCAGCTCTGGATGAAACCATACTGAAGCTGACTAAGGAGAAGAAGGCTCTACAGGAGGCTCACCAGCAGACGCTGGATGACCTGCAGGCAGAGGAAGACAAAGTCAACACTCTGACCAAAGCCAAGGCAAAGCTGGAGCAACAAGTAGATGAT CTGGAGGGATCTCTGGAACAAGAGAAGAAGCTGCGTATGGACCTGGAACGGGTCAGACGTAAGCTGGAGGGAGATCTAAAACTCTCCTTAGAGTCTGTTATGGACCTGGAGAACGACAAGCAGCAACTTGAAGAGAAGCTGAAAAA AAAAGACTTTGAAATGAATGCGATGAGCTCAAAGATTGAAGATGAGCAAGCCTTGGTCAACCAGCTCCAGAAGAAGATAAAGGAGTTACAG GCTCGAAtagaggagctggaggaggagctggaggccGACAGGGCTTATAGGGCCAAAGTGGAGAAGCAGCGTGGTGATGTGACTCGTGAGCTGGAAGAATTGAGCGAGCGCCTGGAGGAGGCTGGTGGGGCCACATCAACCCAGATTGAGATTAACAAGAAGAGAGAGTCAGATTTTCTCAAGCTTCGGCGAGACCTGGAGGAAGCCATGCTGCACCACGAGGCCACAACAGCAGCCTTGAGGAAGAAGCACGCTGACAGCGTTGCAGAGCTGAGCGAGCAGATCGACAGCCTGCAGCGAGTCAAGCAGAAactggagaaagagaggagcgAGGTCAAGATGGAGGCTGATGATCTGGCCTCCACTGTGGAGCAGCTCTCCAAAGGCAAG GCCACTTCAGAGAAGACATGTCGCCTGTATGAAGATCAAATGAACGAGGCTAAAGCCAAGGTAGACGAGCTTCAGAGGCAACTCAATGAAACCAATACCCAGAGGGCCCGTGCTCAGGCTGAGAGCG CCGAGCTGGGCAGGAAGCTTGAAGAGCGGGAAGCCTTGGTCTCCCAACTCCAGCGTACCAAGAACTCCTTCGGGCAGAATGTCGAGGAACTCAAGaaacagctggaggaggagaataAG GCTAAGACCGCCCTGGCCCATGCGCTGCAGTCATCACGACATGACTGTGATCTTCTGAGAGAGCAGTatgaagaggagcaggaaggCAAGGCTGAGCTGCAGAGAGCTCTGTCCAAGGCCAACGCTGAGGTGGCGCAGTGGAGGACTAAGTATGAAACTGATGCCATCCAGAGGActgaggagctggaggaagccAA GAAGAAGCTGGTGACACGTCTGCAGGAGGCTGAGGAGACAGTGGAGGCTTCCAATGCCAAGTGCTCCTCTCTGGAGAAGACCAAGCACCGGCTCCAGACAGAGATCGAGGACCTGGTCATCGACCTGGAGCGTGCaaatgctgcagctgctgccttgGACAAGAAGCAACGCAATTTTGACAAG GTGCTGGCTGAGTGGAAACAGAAGTATGAGGAGTGCCAGTCTGAGCTGGAAAGTTCTCAAAGGGAGTCTCGTGGCCTGAGCACAGAGCTCTTTAAACTGAAGAACTCCTATGAGGAGACCTTGGATCATCTGGAGACCATCAAGAGGGAGAATAAGAACCTCCAAG AGGAGATTGCTGACCTGTCAGATCAAATCAGTCAGGGAGCGAAGACCATCCATGAGCTGGAGAAGATAAAGAAAGGTCTGGACTTGGAGAAAAGCGAGATTCAGGCTGCACTGGAGGAAGCTGAA GGCACTCTGGAGCATGAAGAAAGCAAAACTCTCAGGATCCAGCTGGAGCTTAACCAGATCAAGGCTGAAGTTGACAGGAAGCTGGCAGAGAAGGATGAAGAAATTGACAACCTTCG CCGTAACCACCAGAGAACACTGGAGACTATGCAGGCCACCTTGGATGCCGAGGCCAAGTCTCGCAACGAGGCAGTGCGCCTGAGGAAGAAGATGGAGGGCGACCTGAATGAGATGGAGGTGCAGCTGGGCCACGCTAACAGGCAGGCCGCAGAGTCTCAGAAACTCCTGAGAAACCTTCAGGTCCAGATCAAG GACATTCAGCTGGAGCTGGATGAGACTCTTCACCAGAACGAGGAGCTGAAGGAGCAGGTGGCGGTGACAGAGCGCCGCAACAACCTGCTGGCTGCTGAGGTGGAGGAGCTCAGGGCCATGCTGGAACAAAACGACCGTGCACGCAAGCTAGCGGAGCACGAGTTGCTGGAGTCCACAGAGAGAGTCAACCTGTTGCATTCTCAg AACACAGGGCTGATcaaccagaagaagaaactggaGATGGATCTGTCCACGCTGTCGAGTGAGGTGGACGATGCTGTGCAGGAGTGCCGTAACGCAGAGGAGAAGGCCAAGAAGGCCATCACTGAT GCAGCCATGATGGCAGAGGAGCTAAAGAAGGAGCAGGACACCTGCGCCCATctggagaggatgaagaagaacaTGGAGCAGACCATAAAGGACCTGCAGATGCGTCTGGATGAAGCGGAGCAGATTGCCCTCAAGGGTGGCAAGAAGCAGGTCCAGAAGCTGGAGGCCAGG GTCAAAGAACTGGAGAATGAACTGGAATGTGAGCAAAAGAAGAGCCAAGACTATCAGAAGGGAGTGCGCAAGTATGAGAGGAGAATCAAAGAGCTCTCCTACCAG GCTGAGGAGGACAAGAAGAACCTGGTCCGCCTGCAGGACCTCATCGACAAGCTTCAGGCCAAAGTGAAGAGTTACAAGAGACAAGCTGAGGAAGCG GAGGAGCAGGCAAACACCAACATATCCAAGTACAGGAAGCTCCAGCATGAGCTTGATGACGCAGAGGAGAGGGCTGATATGGCCGAATCACAGGTCAACAAGCTCCGTGTCCGCACGCGTGACCAAGGTAGCAAGGTTGGTAAACTAAACTCATGA